The following are encoded in a window of Mycobacterium sp. ELW1 genomic DNA:
- a CDS encoding alpha/beta hydrolase produces the protein MAAGVFVGRIGGLAAALGVGAGIALAAQGVAWADTGSASDGASSSAASTKNTSASSARQKPRPATKSQALSVVSNPVRITSTAPAPKTPNVVAVALSVLGATRRDDQDAVSPAAAAAKPTATTSLVVNPTSSTVAHASSARVTSTSEAVAAEAAPPVDESLYSGPPPTIFQRAVVAGLRAINFVTKTFNLPFSLSGTSAQIPFFTDGKPDFFLLSGITAQKTEYEGMAVWTLTPRDPSGQYVVAIHGGSFIGQISIFHWWTYTDMARDTHATIVVPLYTLAPVGTAATDIPVMADFIGAQIAAHGSDNVSVMGDSAGGTIALAALQEIVKRSGTQPHRLVLMAPALDLSDTFPNPVDDPLLGNPHEGHDNNLLTWAGDLATTDPVVSPIFGSLAGLPPTTVYSSSRDLLTQQALRLRDKATAAGADFTFVLRKGQFHDWTIFAPLPDAYRERAGIYQALGL, from the coding sequence ATGGCAGCAGGCGTGTTCGTCGGACGAATCGGCGGGCTTGCCGCCGCCCTCGGGGTGGGTGCGGGAATAGCGCTGGCCGCCCAAGGTGTGGCGTGGGCGGATACCGGATCCGCGTCGGACGGTGCCTCCTCGTCGGCGGCGTCGACCAAGAACACATCCGCCTCCAGCGCTCGACAAAAACCTCGTCCAGCGACGAAATCCCAAGCACTGTCGGTCGTTTCGAATCCGGTGCGGATCACGTCGACAGCCCCCGCACCCAAGACGCCCAACGTCGTCGCGGTGGCACTCTCCGTCCTCGGGGCCACTCGGCGCGACGACCAGGACGCGGTCTCGCCTGCGGCGGCAGCGGCAAAGCCAACTGCCACAACGTCTTTGGTGGTCAATCCCACCTCCTCTACCGTCGCCCACGCATCGTCGGCAAGGGTGACCTCGACGTCAGAGGCAGTGGCCGCGGAGGCGGCGCCGCCGGTCGACGAAAGTTTGTACAGCGGTCCGCCGCCCACGATCTTCCAGCGCGCGGTGGTGGCCGGCCTGCGTGCCATCAATTTCGTGACAAAGACCTTCAATCTGCCCTTCAGCTTGAGCGGAACCAGCGCGCAGATTCCGTTCTTCACCGACGGGAAGCCGGACTTCTTCCTGCTGTCCGGGATCACAGCGCAGAAGACGGAATACGAAGGCATGGCCGTGTGGACGCTGACGCCGCGCGATCCGAGCGGCCAGTACGTGGTGGCCATTCACGGCGGCTCGTTCATCGGGCAGATCAGCATCTTCCACTGGTGGACCTACACCGACATGGCCCGCGATACCCACGCGACGATCGTGGTTCCCCTGTATACCCTTGCGCCCGTTGGCACTGCCGCAACGGACATCCCGGTGATGGCCGACTTCATCGGCGCGCAGATCGCCGCGCACGGCTCGGACAACGTGAGCGTGATGGGCGACTCGGCCGGCGGCACCATCGCCTTGGCCGCGCTGCAGGAGATCGTCAAACGCAGCGGCACCCAGCCGCATCGCCTCGTTCTGATGGCTCCCGCCCTCGACCTCAGTGACACCTTCCCCAATCCGGTGGACGATCCGCTGCTGGGCAACCCCCACGAAGGGCACGACAACAACCTCCTGACGTGGGCGGGGGATCTCGCCACAACCGATCCCGTCGTCAGCCCGATCTTCGGATCGCTGGCCGGGCTGCCGCCGACGACGGTCTACTCGAGCTCTCGGGACCTGCTGACCCAGCAGGCTCTGCGCCTGCGCGACAAAGCGACCGCCGCGGGTGCGGACTTCACGTTTGTGCTCAGGAAGGGCCAGTTCCACGACTGGACGATCTTCGCGCCGCTGCCGG